From the Thermococcus sp. M39 genome, one window contains:
- the nikR gene encoding nickel-responsive transcriptional regulator NikR gives MKIVRFGVSIPQDLLTKFDKIIEEKGYTNRSEAIRDLIRDFIVRYEWEVGDEEVAGTITIVYNHDEAEVVKELLDLQHDYIDEIVSSLHVHMDEHNCLEVVVVKGKASRIKRIAERLISLKGVKHGKLVMTTTGKELV, from the coding sequence ATGAAGATAGTGCGCTTTGGAGTTTCTATTCCCCAAGACTTGCTCACGAAATTTGACAAAATCATAGAGGAGAAAGGTTATACTAACAGAAGTGAAGCTATTAGAGATTTGATTAGAGACTTCATCGTGAGGTATGAATGGGAAGTTGGCGATGAAGAAGTTGCTGGGACAATTACAATAGTTTACAACCATGATGAGGCTGAAGTGGTTAAGGAGCTCTTGGATTTGCAGCATGACTATATTGATGAAATTGTCTCAAGTTTGCATGTCCACATGGACGAGCATAACTGTCTTGAGGTTGTGGTTGTCAAAGGAAAAGCAAGCAGGATAAAGAGGATTGCCGAGAGATTAATAAGTCTCAAGGGAGTTAAGCATGGGAAACTCGTTATGACGACTACTGGGAAGGAACTCGTTTGA
- a CDS encoding HAD family hydrolase, whose translation MTIEVPNYGKIEARAVVFDLNGTLGVEGRVSEEVKKLLERLSEKYIVVVLSADTFGTLEEEFKGLNVKIERVKNGNEKLEKAMKYEPYIGVGNGNNDVRMLENAELAFCVIGEEGATVDALLASDVVVKDVKDAIAMLLNEKKLIATLRG comes from the coding sequence ATGACAATCGAAGTCCCAAACTATGGAAAAATTGAAGCCAGAGCGGTTGTTTTTGACTTAAACGGAACTCTGGGAGTTGAAGGGAGAGTAAGCGAAGAAGTTAAGAAGCTTCTTGAAAGACTTAGCGAGAAATACATCGTAGTTGTCCTAAGTGCAGACACCTTTGGAACATTAGAAGAGGAATTTAAAGGATTAAACGTCAAAATCGAGCGCGTTAAGAACGGTAATGAGAAGCTGGAGAAGGCGATGAAGTATGAACCGTACATTGGAGTAGGCAACGGCAATAACGACGTTAGAATGCTTGAAAATGCCGAGCTTGCCTTCTGTGTGATCGGTGAAGAAGGAGCAACAGTTGATGCACTTTTGGCAAGTGATGTTGTAGTTAAGGATGTTAAAGATGCAATAGCAATGCTGCTGAATGAGAAGAAACTGATCGCAACACTGAGAGGGTGA
- the hjc gene encoding Holliday junction resolvase Hjc has protein sequence MRYRKGASAERELIKMLEKEGFAVIRSAGSKKVDIVAGNGKLYLCIEVKSTKGEKLYVNGEDVDKLISFAEKFGGKAVIAVKFINNGWYFLYPNQLIKSGKNYKISLRDAKYKGLTFDEIIGKQKPLDEVIRRE, from the coding sequence ATGAGGTACAGAAAAGGTGCAAGTGCTGAAAGGGAACTCATTAAGATGCTCGAAAAAGAAGGATTTGCTGTTATCCGCTCTGCTGGAAGTAAAAAAGTTGACATAGTTGCTGGAAATGGGAAGCTTTACCTCTGCATTGAAGTTAAAAGCACTAAAGGAGAGAAGCTCTATGTCAATGGAGAAGATGTGGATAAGCTAATAAGCTTTGCAGAGAAGTTTGGAGGTAAAGCAGTTATTGCTGTGAAGTTCATAAATAACGGCTGGTATTTTCTTTATCCAAATCAGCTGATAAAAAGCGGCAAAAATTATAAAATAAGTTTGAGAGATGCAAAGTATAAGGGATTAACGTTCGATGAGATAATTGGAAAACAAAAGCCCTTAGATGAGGTGATTAGGCGTGAATAG
- a CDS encoding ATP-binding cassette domain-containing protein, protein MLIRVESLSFRYSRAKEYSLKDINLKVRKGEFLGILGASGSGKSTLCLTFNGIIPHSIKGEFKGDVYVKGYNTRETSVAKLSTIVGLVLQNPDSQLFNMTVEEEVAFGLENLGLDVEEIRRRIKWALRITGLEGFENEFPPNLSGGQKQRLAIASVLAMRPEVLVLDEPTSQLDPLGREQVLSLVTLLNKEQGITIILVEHNTEYLLSFADRIIVLDRGEIILEGKPKQVFEEVDLLERLGIRIPASVRIAYELKKRGILKEAALDEKELVNRLRELTGVWTSP, encoded by the coding sequence ATGTTAATAAGAGTTGAGAGCTTGAGCTTCCGATATTCAAGAGCTAAAGAATATTCCCTCAAGGATATAAATCTCAAGGTTAGGAAAGGGGAGTTTTTAGGGATTTTAGGAGCCAGCGGGAGTGGAAAGTCAACTCTCTGTTTGACTTTTAATGGAATTATACCCCATTCAATAAAAGGTGAATTCAAAGGGGATGTTTACGTAAAGGGTTATAATACAAGAGAGACAAGCGTTGCAAAGCTCTCTACAATTGTTGGTCTTGTATTGCAAAATCCAGACTCCCAGCTCTTCAATATGACAGTTGAGGAAGAGGTTGCCTTTGGTCTTGAAAATCTTGGTTTGGATGTAGAGGAAATAAGGAGAAGAATCAAGTGGGCATTAAGAATTACTGGACTGGAAGGTTTTGAAAATGAGTTCCCACCTAATTTAAGCGGAGGTCAGAAGCAAAGATTAGCTATTGCAAGCGTCTTGGCAATGAGGCCTGAAGTCCTAGTCCTAGATGAGCCAACCTCTCAGCTTGATCCTCTTGGAAGAGAGCAAGTTTTGAGTTTGGTAACACTGCTGAACAAAGAGCAGGGAATCACTATAATTCTGGTGGAGCATAATACTGAATACCTTTTGAGCTTTGCTGATAGGATTATAGTTCTTGACAGAGGAGAAATAATTCTGGAGGGGAAGCCCAAACAAGTCTTTGAAGAAGTTGACCTTCTTGAGAGGCTTGGAATTAGAATACCAGCGAGCGTTAGGATTGCTTATGAATTGAAGAAAAGGGGAATTCTAAAAGAGGCAGCCCTTGATGAGAAGGAGCTTGTAAACAGATTAAGGGAACTTACAGGGGTTTGGACTTCCCCATAA
- a CDS encoding gamma carbonic anhydrase family protein: MAIYEFEGKKPKIHESAFVDENAVIIGDVVLEEKTSVWSSAVLRGDIEQIYVGKGSNIQDNVSIHTSHGQPTIIGEYVTIGHNAVVHGAKIGNYVIIGMGAIILDGAKIGNHVIIGAGALVPPGKEIPDYSLVIGVPGNVVRQLSEEEIEWTKKNAEIYIELAEKHLKRRKKIE, from the coding sequence ATGGCGATTTATGAGTTTGAAGGAAAGAAACCTAAAATCCATGAGAGCGCTTTTGTTGATGAAAATGCTGTCATAATCGGAGATGTTGTTCTTGAGGAGAAAACCAGTGTTTGGTCATCAGCTGTTCTCAGAGGAGATATTGAGCAGATTTATGTTGGAAAAGGCTCAAACATCCAAGACAACGTCAGCATACACACATCACACGGACAGCCGACAATAATTGGCGAATATGTAACTATTGGACATAATGCAGTTGTCCACGGAGCAAAGATTGGAAACTACGTCATCATAGGAATGGGAGCTATTATTCTTGATGGTGCGAAGATAGGAAACCATGTCATCATCGGAGCTGGGGCATTAGTTCCCCCAGGAAAAGAGATCCCGGACTACAGTTTGGTTATTGGAGTTCCAGGAAATGTTGTCAGGCAGCTCAGCGAGGAGGAAATTGAGTGGACTAAGAAGAACGCTGAAATTTACATAGAGCTCGCTGAAAAGCACCTCAAGAGGAGAAAGAAAATAGAGTGA
- a CDS encoding lysyl aminopeptidase — translation MVNFELLRKVVEAPGVSGYEFLGIRDVVVEALKDYVDEIKIDKLGNVIAHKKGSGPKVMIAAHMDKIGLMVNHIDKDGYLHVVPIGGVDPRTLVAQRVRIFTENGELYGVVGHIPPHLTKPEERKKAAEWDTIVVDVGADSKEEAEKMGIKVGTVMEFAPAFTKLTENRFASPYLDDRICLYAMIEAAKALENHEADIYFVASVQEEVGLRGARVASYAIDPEIGIAMDVTFAKQPGDKGKIVVELGKGPVMDVGPNINPKVRAFAEEVAKKYDIPLQVEPSPRPTGTDANIMQINREGVATAVLSIPIKYMHSQVELADARDVDNAIKLAKHFLEELRPMDLIP, via the coding sequence ATGGTGAACTTTGAGCTTTTGAGAAAAGTTGTTGAAGCTCCAGGTGTCAGCGGGTACGAGTTTTTAGGAATTAGAGACGTTGTTGTCGAAGCTTTGAAAGATTACGTTGATGAAATCAAAATTGACAAGCTTGGCAATGTAATCGCTCACAAAAAGGGAAGCGGACCAAAAGTCATGATTGCCGCACATATGGATAAAATTGGCTTGATGGTAAACCATATTGACAAGGATGGCTATCTCCATGTAGTCCCAATTGGCGGAGTTGATCCAAGGACTTTAGTCGCTCAAAGGGTCAGAATATTCACAGAGAACGGAGAGCTTTACGGAGTCGTTGGTCATATCCCACCGCACTTAACAAAACCTGAAGAGAGGAAGAAAGCCGCAGAGTGGGACACAATTGTGGTTGATGTTGGTGCAGATTCAAAAGAAGAAGCTGAGAAGATGGGAATTAAAGTCGGAACAGTTATGGAATTTGCCCCAGCATTTACAAAGCTCACGGAGAACAGATTCGCCTCCCCATATCTTGACGACAGGATATGCCTTTATGCAATGATAGAAGCCGCGAAAGCCTTAGAAAACCATGAAGCAGATATCTACTTCGTGGCAAGCGTTCAAGAAGAGGTTGGATTGAGAGGTGCAAGGGTTGCGAGCTATGCAATTGACCCCGAGATTGGAATTGCTATGGACGTAACTTTTGCCAAACAGCCCGGAGATAAGGGCAAAATTGTCGTTGAACTTGGCAAAGGCCCTGTCATGGATGTTGGTCCAAACATAAATCCAAAAGTTAGGGCATTCGCTGAAGAGGTCGCTAAGAAATATGACATTCCTCTCCAAGTTGAGCCAAGCCCGAGACCAACAGGAACAGATGCAAACATTATGCAGATTAACAGAGAAGGTGTTGCAACTGCTGTCTTGAGCATTCCAATCAAATATATGCACTCACAAGTTGAATTGGCTGATGCGAGAGACGTTGATAACGCAATCAAGCTAGCTAAGCACTTCCTCGAGGAGCTCAGACCCATGGACTTGATTCCTTGA
- the uppS gene encoding polyprenyl diphosphate synthase, translating into MLIYRVISHIPHILFKPAYDLYERYLLEKVKANGRIPKHVAIIMDGNRRWARKLEKPPWYGHLFGSKKLEEILEWCRELSIKTLTVYAFSTENFKRSPEEVNALMNLFEQKFKELVHDERVHKYGIRVNVIGRKELLPENVRKAAEEAERATRKYSNYVLNIALAYGGRSEIVDAIKRIVDDIEDGKITKEDIDEELLKKYLYIPNMPDPDIVIRTGGEIRISNFLLYQIAYSELFFVDVYFPEFRKIDFLRIIREYQKRERRFGK; encoded by the coding sequence ATGCTAATTTACAGAGTGATTTCCCACATTCCCCATATTTTATTCAAGCCTGCTTATGATTTGTATGAGCGCTATCTCTTAGAGAAAGTCAAAGCTAATGGTAGAATTCCCAAGCATGTAGCAATCATCATGGATGGCAACAGAAGATGGGCGAGAAAGCTTGAGAAGCCTCCCTGGTATGGGCATCTATTTGGCTCCAAGAAGCTTGAGGAAATTTTGGAGTGGTGCAGGGAGCTTAGTATTAAGACACTAACCGTTTATGCATTCTCTACTGAGAACTTTAAGAGAAGTCCAGAGGAAGTCAATGCTTTGATGAATCTTTTCGAGCAAAAGTTCAAGGAATTAGTGCACGATGAGAGGGTTCATAAGTATGGCATAAGAGTCAATGTGATTGGGAGAAAAGAACTCCTCCCAGAAAATGTGAGAAAAGCCGCTGAAGAAGCTGAGAGAGCTACAAGGAAGTACAGCAACTACGTCCTAAATATAGCTCTGGCATATGGTGGGAGGAGCGAGATAGTGGATGCAATAAAGAGGATTGTTGATGACATTGAAGATGGAAAGATAACCAAAGAGGATATTGATGAAGAGCTTTTGAAGAAGTATCTTTACATCCCTAATATGCCTGACCCTGATATAGTGATAAGAACCGGTGGCGAGATTAGGATAAGCAACTTTCTGCTCTATCAAATTGCCTACAGCGAGCTCTTCTTTGTTGATGTGTACTTCCCCGAGTTCAGAAAGATAGACTTTCTGAGGATAATTAGGGAGTATCAGAAGAGGGAGAGAAGGTTTGGAAAGTAA
- a CDS encoding DEAD/DEAH box helicase, whose translation MIKELFSDLKSEIVSVREFSPKEGEYGKFTFKNPEINQLVESLGFKLYKHQVEALEKLYSGKNIVVTTPTASGKSEIFRLAIFDNYLSNPQHTYLLIYPTRALINNQYEKFSLENFHFFQITKKMVNAKILTGDVEWSERRIILREKPRVIFTTPDMLHYNLLRNLKDYEWLLRNLRYLVVDELHIYRGVFGTNAAYVFRRLLRALKRLGAKPQIIALSATLRNPKEFAENFFGLEFETITRATNPFPKRYLILFEPRRLNEMQLLRAVVEKLAEKGIKTLVFFDSRKGTEKLMRFLLSSPAVYKTSTYKGTLPKNVRWEIERDFKEGRLLVLLTTNALELGIDIGDLDAVINYGIPPDGLFSLIQRFGRAGRLKEREAINGIVLRKNGLDYYYKEHLDELVERLEKGIIEYMPVNLKNRLVVKKHLHYLLTELKVLDWNELNDFEKAVAEELIKEKKAKLYENPLTGKKELRILKPAFSYSSIRTASDESYFLVLDEPWIRYKLLEKESLSDLLRFINWLKLKGYLIEEVDKSEYYRSLLPGMAYFSRGELYMARDKLKIGKFHFIFVKQLNRFWEVETFASKREEVEILEIYKKKQFRDIEIYIGRLKVKHRYWGFAVKGKDTHLYLQELLKLKEESILKGEIYAPLVGGFEAVNLDELSDEEWKILDWEKFAKVEFDEPLEREFETDGIWLVFPDKIREVAREEFHEFFKVAIEKDQGDLAFSIYERLDRRKLFPELLGATTYYIRKTIGDVLEKAKAKDDELALAIKKMIDSKDGIGNGLHAIEHNMIKIAPIFTYVDSRELGGYSYESFPNPLHIGKPIVFIYDGNEGGFGLAEILYENAEKLIERSFEHLKSCKCRDGCPLCIYSPKCGTFNEFLDKWQAMKIWEKILKCRL comes from the coding sequence ATGATAAAAGAACTTTTCAGCGATCTCAAGAGCGAAATAGTTTCAGTTAGAGAGTTTTCACCAAAAGAAGGGGAATACGGAAAATTTACATTTAAAAATCCCGAAATAAATCAGCTTGTGGAGAGCTTAGGGTTTAAGCTGTATAAGCATCAAGTTGAAGCGCTTGAAAAACTCTATTCCGGAAAAAACATTGTTGTAACTACTCCTACAGCCTCCGGTAAAAGCGAAATTTTCAGATTAGCTATTTTTGACAACTACCTTTCAAACCCTCAGCACACTTATCTCCTAATATACCCCACCCGTGCTTTAATAAACAACCAGTATGAGAAGTTTTCCCTTGAGAACTTCCACTTCTTTCAGATAACCAAGAAAATGGTGAATGCAAAGATTTTAACGGGAGACGTTGAGTGGAGCGAGAGGAGGATAATTTTAAGAGAAAAACCCAGAGTCATTTTCACAACCCCCGATATGCTACACTACAACCTTTTGAGAAATCTGAAAGACTATGAATGGCTTTTAAGGAATTTGAGGTATTTGGTTGTTGATGAGCTTCACATCTACAGAGGTGTCTTCGGAACAAATGCTGCTTACGTCTTTAGGCGGTTGCTGAGGGCATTAAAGCGTTTAGGTGCAAAACCCCAAATCATAGCTCTCTCTGCAACTCTCAGAAATCCCAAAGAATTTGCTGAGAACTTTTTTGGCCTGGAGTTTGAGACGATAACAAGGGCAACAAACCCATTTCCAAAGCGCTATCTAATTCTCTTTGAGCCTCGAAGATTAAATGAAATGCAGCTTTTGAGAGCTGTAGTTGAGAAATTAGCAGAGAAGGGGATTAAAACACTTGTCTTCTTTGATTCAAGAAAAGGAACTGAGAAGCTCATGAGGTTTTTGCTTTCATCACCAGCTGTTTACAAAACATCCACTTATAAAGGAACCCTTCCAAAGAACGTCCGTTGGGAAATTGAGAGAGATTTTAAAGAAGGAAGGCTTTTGGTTCTGCTAACGACAAATGCTTTAGAGCTTGGTATAGACATCGGAGATTTAGATGCTGTAATCAACTATGGAATTCCACCGGATGGGCTGTTTTCTTTAATCCAGCGTTTTGGAAGAGCTGGGCGTTTAAAAGAGAGGGAGGCAATAAACGGCATTGTTCTTAGAAAGAACGGTCTAGACTATTACTACAAAGAACACTTAGACGAGCTTGTTGAGCGGTTAGAGAAAGGAATAATTGAATATATGCCCGTTAATTTGAAAAATCGTTTGGTTGTTAAAAAGCACCTCCACTACCTCTTGACTGAGCTTAAAGTCCTTGACTGGAATGAGCTGAACGATTTTGAAAAAGCCGTAGCTGAAGAGCTGATAAAGGAGAAAAAGGCTAAACTCTATGAAAACCCACTAACTGGGAAGAAGGAGCTTAGAATTCTAAAGCCAGCGTTTAGTTATTCATCAATCAGAACGGCAAGTGATGAAAGTTACTTCTTGGTTTTAGATGAGCCTTGGATAAGGTATAAACTGCTGGAAAAAGAAAGCTTAAGCGACCTTCTGCGCTTCATAAACTGGCTCAAGCTTAAAGGTTATCTTATTGAAGAAGTTGATAAGTCAGAGTACTATCGCTCATTATTGCCGGGAATGGCTTACTTCTCAAGAGGGGAGCTTTATATGGCTAGAGACAAGCTGAAAATTGGAAAATTTCACTTCATCTTTGTTAAGCAGCTCAACAGATTTTGGGAAGTTGAAACTTTTGCATCAAAGCGTGAGGAAGTTGAAATTCTTGAGATTTACAAGAAAAAACAGTTCAGAGATATTGAAATTTACATTGGCCGGCTCAAAGTTAAGCACAGGTATTGGGGCTTTGCTGTCAAAGGAAAAGATACACATCTCTACCTCCAAGAACTGCTTAAGCTTAAAGAAGAAAGCATCTTGAAAGGTGAAATTTATGCACCTCTCGTTGGAGGATTTGAAGCTGTTAACTTGGATGAGCTGAGCGATGAAGAATGGAAAATCCTCGACTGGGAAAAGTTCGCTAAGGTTGAATTTGACGAGCCTCTGGAGAGAGAATTTGAAACTGATGGTATCTGGCTTGTGTTTCCCGATAAAATTAGGGAAGTTGCAAGAGAGGAATTCCACGAGTTCTTTAAGGTTGCAATTGAGAAAGATCAAGGGGATTTAGCGTTTTCCATCTATGAGCGTTTGGATAGGAGAAAGCTCTTCCCAGAGCTTTTAGGAGCTACAACCTACTACATAAGGAAAACAATTGGAGATGTTCTTGAGAAGGCAAAGGCTAAAGATGATGAGCTTGCATTAGCTATAAAGAAAATGATTGACAGCAAAGATGGGATTGGAAATGGACTTCATGCAATAGAGCACAACATGATAAAGATTGCCCCAATCTTTACCTATGTTGACAGCAGAGAGCTTGGTGGTTACAGTTATGAGAGCTTTCCGAATCCGCTACACATAGGGAAGCCGATAGTCTTCATCTACGATGGGAATGAGGGAGGCTTTGGACTGGCTGAAATACTCTATGAGAACGCCGAAAAACTAATAGAGAGGAGCTTTGAGCATCTAAAGAGCTGCAAATGTAGAGACGGCTGTCCGTTATGCATTTACTCACCTAAATGCGGAACATTTAACGAGTTCTTAGACAAGTGGCAGGCAATGAAGATTTGGGAGAAGATTTTGAAGTGCCGGTTATGA
- the cyaB gene encoding class IV adenylate cyclase yields MIEVELKGYADDKIFEKVRERFEFMRKEVHEDIYYQHPCRDFSKTDEALRIRIKRFNGHFEAFLTYKGPKLDSVSKSRKEIEVPISDVDAYSELLTSLGFKEVLTIVKVREKYYVEKGVTITLDEVEGLGKFIEIEKLVKEGENIEKEVKKLRGILEDLGVKKFERKSYLELLLEKLRKDDLKV; encoded by the coding sequence ATGATAGAAGTTGAGCTTAAGGGCTATGCAGATGATAAAATCTTTGAAAAAGTTAGGGAAAGATTTGAGTTTATGCGGAAGGAAGTGCATGAAGATATTTATTATCAACACCCTTGCAGAGACTTCTCCAAGACAGACGAAGCTCTGCGGATTAGGATAAAACGTTTTAATGGACATTTTGAGGCATTTCTGACATACAAAGGTCCTAAGCTTGACAGCGTGTCAAAAAGTCGGAAGGAAATAGAAGTCCCAATAAGTGACGTTGATGCATATTCCGAGTTACTCACTTCTCTGGGATTTAAGGAAGTTTTGACTATTGTTAAGGTTAGAGAAAAATACTATGTCGAAAAAGGCGTGACAATAACGCTCGATGAAGTTGAAGGGCTAGGAAAATTTATTGAAATAGAAAAACTCGTTAAAGAAGGTGAGAATATCGAAAAAGAAGTTAAGAAGCTCCGCGGAATTCTTGAAGATCTTGGCGTCAAAAAATTCGAGAGAAAGTCATATTTGGAGCTTTTACTTGAAAAGTTGAGGAAAGATGATCTCAAGGTTTAA
- a CDS encoding flavoprotein encodes MRIAWGISGAGHLLKESIEILEKLKDKHEIKIFLSRAGEEVVKMYKLFDRLEEFPLVKESRQGSSFPSCGAFNLGKFDVFIISPATSNTVAKIRLGIADSLLSCCASQALKSRVPLILVPTDSKPVVETKAPNGQIFKIYVRKIDLEHLEALKEEGVIILEHPYEVEKTLKRFL; translated from the coding sequence ATGAGAATAGCTTGGGGGATCAGTGGAGCAGGACATCTCCTCAAAGAAAGTATTGAAATTCTCGAGAAATTGAAGGATAAGCACGAAATTAAAATCTTCTTATCAAGAGCGGGCGAGGAAGTTGTCAAAATGTACAAACTTTTTGATAGACTTGAGGAGTTTCCTCTTGTTAAGGAGTCTAGGCAAGGCTCCTCCTTTCCCTCATGCGGCGCCTTTAACTTAGGAAAATTTGATGTATTCATTATCTCCCCCGCAACTTCAAACACCGTTGCCAAGATTAGACTCGGAATTGCCGATTCCCTCTTATCTTGCTGCGCCTCCCAAGCTTTGAAGAGCAGGGTTCCACTAATATTGGTTCCAACTGACTCAAAGCCCGTTGTTGAAACTAAAGCTCCCAACGGTCAAATCTTTAAAATATATGTGAGAAAAATTGATTTAGAGCATTTGGAAGCGCTGAAGGAAGAGGGAGTTATAATTCTAGAGCATCCTTATGAGGTTGAAAAAACCTTAAAGCGATTCTTGTGA
- a CDS encoding DUF86 domain-containing protein has translation MDSEIRHKIELIDRSLKIIRENLPTSLEDFLKMGLEKDGIYKQLEFAIQNVLDICNEINSSLELSIAVGYDDVVGSLYNAKIIDDELREKLDFLIQLREVLIYNYHLIQDEIAFKNMPEYLAMIGDFLAFTERFLEGQKWRES, from the coding sequence TTGGACAGTGAGATTCGGCACAAAATAGAGCTGATTGATAGGAGTTTGAAAATTATTCGAGAAAACCTCCCGACCTCTCTGGAGGATTTCTTAAAGATGGGGCTTGAAAAAGATGGGATTTACAAGCAGCTTGAGTTTGCAATTCAAAATGTTTTGGATATATGCAATGAGATAAACTCAAGCCTTGAGCTTAGTATAGCTGTTGGCTACGATGACGTTGTAGGCAGCCTCTACAATGCAAAAATAATTGATGATGAGCTTAGAGAAAAGCTGGACTTCCTAATTCAGCTCAGAGAAGTTTTAATCTATAATTACCACCTCATACAAGATGAGATAGCTTTTAAAAACATGCCCGAGTATCTGGCTATGATTGGAGATTTCCTGGCATTCACTGAAAGGTTCCTTGAGGGACAGAAATGGCGGGAATCTTGA
- a CDS encoding archaemetzincin family Zn-dependent metalloprotease, with product MIIPIIARKVEKEVVSAIADYVGQFYSKFGLGVTVLPKINIRRFSVGYNDVRRQFLGRVFLPVLGMIRNEFRVKAILGITDVDLYEGELNFIFGLADSYSKAAIISLYRLRPETYGEMNEGLLKDRAIKEAMHELGHVFGLEHCPNPKCVMHFSNSIIDTDFKNKDYCSICLKSLRRYFR from the coding sequence TTGATAATCCCAATAATTGCGAGGAAAGTAGAGAAGGAAGTAGTCAGTGCCATTGCTGATTATGTTGGACAGTTTTATTCTAAATTTGGACTAGGGGTTACAGTTCTACCGAAAATTAACATAAGAAGGTTTTCTGTGGGATACAATGATGTTAGGAGGCAGTTTCTGGGAAGGGTGTTTCTCCCTGTTTTGGGAATGATTCGCAATGAGTTCAGAGTTAAAGCTATTCTTGGCATAACGGATGTTGATTTGTATGAAGGAGAGTTGAACTTTATATTTGGACTTGCAGATTCATATTCAAAAGCAGCTATAATTTCACTATACAGACTTAGACCAGAAACCTATGGGGAGATGAACGAAGGGTTATTAAAGGATAGAGCAATAAAAGAGGCCATGCATGAGCTGGGGCATGTTTTTGGTCTTGAGCACTGTCCTAATCCTAAATGTGTTATGCATTTCTCCAACTCAATTATTGATACTGATTTCAAAAATAAAGATTATTGCAGCATTTGTTTGAAAAGCTTGAGGAGGTATTTTAGATGA